TTGCTAATTTTGGGCCACtgatgtcagtttttttttgtacccaccttcttttattatattatgctCACTCCCCATACAAACCAATTTCTAATCTGCCTTCCGTAGGATAGATTTGCAGCTCGGTAAGACAGATTCTTGCTGAAACTGCTCAATTTGAATTGGTTCACTGGCTCATTTCACTCGAAGCAGGAGTGGAATACTATCTTGCTGAGCTTCACTTCTCTTGGCAGTCTTGGTGATGGAAAAAAGATATCAAGGGAAGATGGAATGTCACTATGATAGCAGGCTACTGCTGGAGTTTGATACGCCAGTCTTTGGATGCTGAACACTCCCGTCAATCCTACAGAAGGGTTCAGTTAGCATATACGTATGTTGTAAGTAATTTGATTTCCTCCTATGTGCTTAATTTATGCCAAAAATGTGTGAATCTTCATTTCATCACTACGTTTTAACGCCAGGGCTGTTTTCCTGATTTGAGTGCAATAGATTGACACTTCTTTGCTTAtaaagaatgttaaaatgttacaaaaatacctGGACACTTggaaggttttatgatggtgacatttttaccctgaaaattattatttcttttttcgtTAATCCATATTTCAGAGCTTCCACTATACCCTGTGATTGGAAATGGTTGTCGAGGTACCACAGAGGAAGATCTAATCTCTCACCTTGTTATAATTGTGACCCTTCAGAGCCGCCGTGTGCGTAGCCACCTTTGGACTTCATCTGGGCCTGAACCAGGTCCACCTGGAAGCATTCAGTAGACACTGATCAGTCAGTAAAACTATAATAGCGTAGCTTTATCTGAGGGGAAAGAGATCCAAAAACCCACCGAGGCCAATCCCAGGCCCATGTCGCCCGAGCCGACGTGTGTGGTGTGAACAAAGTTTGTTGGTTCGCCAATCATGGATCGGTCGATTCGTCGCCGCCGTTTCTGAAAATGAGGGAAGCTTTAAAGACTTTCTGATGACTTTAATGTACTTTCTGGT
The Doryrhamphus excisus isolate RoL2022-K1 chromosome 12, RoL_Dexc_1.0, whole genome shotgun sequence genome window above contains:
- the cdc42se2 gene encoding CDC42 small effector protein 2 produces the protein MTEFWVCFSCCIAEQPQPKRRRRIDRSMIGEPTNFVHTTHVGSGDMGLGLASVDLVQAQMKSKGGYAHGGSEGSQL